GTTTTTGTCATCGCGGTGGACTTTACTGTGCCTGCTTCTATCTGTACCACCACCGCCCACGGAATGGTGGTGAAATGTGAATTGTGCGGTAGCAAGTGTGGCATGCTGTTGTTGCCTGTTGGAAAAATGGGGTAATTGGTTGGTGTGAAGAATCCCTAGATCGTTCGGTTGGTTTGGAGAATTCAAACTCTACCTCGGACAGGTTCGGCAACGGTAGGCTTTGACAGGCTTGGCTTCGCTGGTGTTCCTGGTTGCCCCTACTGCCTGCCTACCTTACTGCCGGGGCCGAGCGCCGTTGCTGCTGCGCCACCGCCACCTCTCGACGGTAACGACACGCACGACAAGTTTAAGGAACTTCTCGTCTTCTCCCGCCGTGCCCAATCCTAATTGATGTTCACATCACGTTTCCATGTGCCGTCTGATAAAGGCGTGCAAGTGTCCCATCTCGACAGGGTAGAGGCCGTGTCAAAAGCTTCGTGGCAAGTCGGGCAACGGGCAGAGGAAAGGAAATGCCATTCCGATCCATACGTGCTAGGCAGCCTGCGTGGTTGGACCAGAATCTGATTCGACTCGGTGAGATGAGAAGACGATGCCTGGCCCTAGACACAAGCACAAAAGCTAGGTATGAATCGAAATCTTCTTAGCCCCACGCCCCCACCCAGCTGCCACGGAGAAGGCCCTGCCCGGCTCCTCCTTCTGCCCTTAAGGATCAGGACCACCCCTCCTCTTTGCCGGCGTTGAAACCGACCGGATCCGCGATCGCCGCTAGTCGTcgtcgagcagcagcagcagcagggagaTCGATGAGCGGCAAGGTAATAACCAGACCACCGCGGTGGCCAACTGTTTCTTTGCTGCGGGGTGTTCTTGTGACGTGGGTGCAGCAGCAGCTCTACTGCATGACGGGTGCTACCAGAGGAtcaggagacacatgcaatgcaAGACCTGGACGGACAGCCACCTGATCGACCGGAAGCAGCAGCGGGTGAGCGTCTGCGGCGCCTTCGTGCCGCGGGACGTGGCCATCAAGCTCCGCAACAGCACCAACCGCCGCGTCGAGATACTCGACATCAAGGAGGTCGTCGACGCCGGGGCCGGAGGCGACCGCAGCGGCGGCCAGCAGCCGTccgggaaaaaaaaaaaaagggaaggAGTCGCCGACGCCGTAGGACAGGACGACGCAGCCACACACGTTTGCCTGTCGACCGGCCGGGCTCTAATGTAGCGCGAATGTTACATATAATCTCTGCTCGATTGAAACAGATACGATTTATGGATTATCCGGCAGCAAGTGTTTTGTTCATGCACGCCAAAGGTACCAATAACAACGCTACCAGCACTGAGCTCTCAAGTCTCAACTAACCAACCACGAGGACGAAATCACACACAGATGCTAGGTGATGACACTTATATAGACTCACTCACCGtctcacaaacacgatgcaaatGGTCTGCACCCCTGCAGCAGCCAGGCTAGAGAGTCTTCTGAACCTGCACATGCTTGGTGCCCAGCCTTCAAAGGCATCCAGTCCAAACAAGGTAACCCCGGCAAACGTAAGAGCAGCAGCAGGGCTGCCTTCGAGTGCAGTGCAGCCTCCCGAAGGACAAGCAGCGCCAACCATACACAACACAGGGGGAAATGATCCATACATCAACAACTCGCTTCAACAAGGTACTCACAGATTATTGACAGTTAACAGGACACAGTAGCCTATAACAGATTTTGTACCGCTGCTGCTGGTACCGTGACAATGACAGCGTGGCCCTGTTCACTTggctgttcgctgatttattgtttGAGAAAAACATTGCCGAATGGCTAACAAGTTCGGCagataaactcaagcgaacaggTTGTAACCATTGCGACAACCTCTCAACATTTGTGTTGCTGCGATGAGGTTCATCACCAAGTTAAGATTGTTGCCCACTGCCCACCAAACCATAGCACACCGGACCGAAAAAGCCGGCCTTGGTAAGTGAGGCGGATGCAAAAGAAGGTGAAAAGAAGGCTCTGTACCTGTACTGTACATGAAGTAGCTCTTGGCAGGCACCGGCACCAGCACCAGCCACGCATGGTAAAGCCAGGGTTTCCTTGGAGTGGCGTTAAAGCCTGCAGAGGTGGATGGGCAGCAGCAGAGCAGAGAGAACAACGAACGAGCTCACCGTTCGCTGGCCAGCTTTTACGGTCCGGACAGCAGCAAATGTGAAGTGTCCGTCCGCACACACGTACTCCCCGTCCTGTTGTTCCTTTTGCCACAGCCATTGGGAGCTCGTTGTGCGACAAGGAGAGCTTCTCCCCCCCTCTCTAGCTGCTAACTCATGATCAGCAGCTGAAAATGGGCCTGGCGGTGAAGCGCGTCTTCCTCCTCACCGCCTCCCTTGTCCTCCTCCTGCTCAGCTTCGAGCTCCTGCTGCAGAACGAGGTCCTGCTCCGACGTGTGAGCCATGGCTGCAACGAGGTCAGTGCCGTGGCAGTGACCCGTGACGCCGGTTCTGGTTTCCTCTCCAGGTTCAGGATGCTGGCGGTAAGCCTGGATCATCATCATCGGTCGCCGCCGCGACACCCACACCGGAGCCATCAAAAGAGTTCTGCAGCTCCAGCTCCAGCACCGGCGATTCAGGTTCATGAAGCTCTTCCCACTCCGACTCCGACGCTGGCTGCTCCCGCTCCTGCTCCTCTTCCCcatgagagtcatacaaggatgCCACTCAGAAACCACAGCCGCATTGCCCCAGCGAGGAGTGTGGCACGCAAACTGGGAGGTGGAGGAGGTCACGCCAGGCTCCCGACACCCACCATTGTCGGCCTGGCTGTGGCTGGAGCATGTCTGCTTGTTCTCGGGGTtgcagtggcagcagcagcctCACTCAGGAGATCAAGGAAGCTTCAGAAGAAGCCTTTCAAGCTGTTTTCCCATGGATCAAGAGCTCACAGGTCAACTTGCGCTACCATCAAGGTTAGTTCGCATCCCAGCGCAGATCTGCTTTACCCGGGTTCTGCTGTGCAATGCCAGGAGGACTATGCGATCATCAAAGAATCTTCAGAGTCTAAGAGCTTATCAGTTCTTCTCACTCCATCAATAAGTAGTGCAGAGTTGATCATAAGCGATTATGCTGTGAAAACCAGCACCAGCTTGCAGTCTGATGAAGCTGACTCTTTCCGTTCATTGCCCTGCTCTCATTCATCAGGTGGCTCCATTACAGAGTTGCCGCTGCCAAATTGTGATAAATCTATTGCAGATCCTTCTCCATCTTCTCGACATAGGGATGATTCACCTTCTAGTTCATCATATCAATCACTATCACCAGATTGTAGATCTCCCTTCTGCCCAAAGACTCCACCTTTCACAGCTTCTGATCAAGCCCATGTGCAGAAGACCTTTTGCCATCTTCCAGAAAATCCAGCTGAGGAGAAAACTGAAGTAATAAACCACCAAAAGACTGCAAAAGCTACCAACAATTCAGGATCCATGGGACATCCTGAAGCTCCAAAAGTAGAGCAGGTCAATGCAAAGCTCAGGTATCTCTCGTCAGGTTGCAATTCTAATTCCTGTGCTACAGAGATCACATCCTCCGAAACAAACTCAGCATTCAGGGTGTCAAATACAGACATTAATTTGGATCCAAAGGAATCAATACGGAACTCAGCTGAAGAAGCCAAGCTAAAACCATCTGGAGCAACAAGTATACCAAAAACACCACCACCCCCTCCACCACCAATCAAACCTACTTCAAGTCTTAAAGGGCAGAACTCTGGCCAGCCTCCATTGCCACCTCCATTACCGATTCAGTTACAAGTTGGCAAAGATGGGTTACCACTTCCAAGGTTGAAACCTCTGCATTGGGACAAAGTAAGGGCAGCTCCAAACCGCTCAATGGTGTGGAATGACATTCAGTCAAGTTCCTTCGAGTTTGAGTAAGCCACAAAATGATTCCCATCACCAGATTGTCATTTTTTCCTATTATTACATCTTACAACAGCATACATTATACAGATTTGATGAACAGATGATCAAGTCATTATTTGCATACAACTTTCAAGGGCAAGCAAAAAATGAGGACCCCAAGAGCAAGACTTTAGCTACCAGCAAACATGTCATTGAGCACCACAAACTTCAAAATACTACTATACTCTTGAAGACCTTAAATGCTAGCACTGAACAAGTCTGCAGTTCTATAACAGAAGGTATATTATCTTGCTGCATTCGGATTTAAACTTACCAAGTAAATGATGGCCAGATGAACCTACTGTCATGTCTTCAATCACAGGTACTGGACTGTCCACGCAACAACTAGAAGCGTTGGTCAAGATGAAACCAtccgaggaggaggagaaaaagCTACTTGATTATGATGGGGACATCAACATGTTGGATCCAGCAGAGAACTTTGTCAAGGTGCTACTGACAATACCAATGTCATTTTCAAGAATTGAGGCAATGCTGT
This window of the Sorghum bicolor cultivar BTx623 chromosome 7, Sorghum_bicolor_NCBIv3, whole genome shotgun sequence genome carries:
- the LOC110437293 gene encoding formin-like protein 9; translation: MGLAVKRVFLLTASLVLLLLSFELLLQNEVLLRRVSHGCNEVSAVAVTRDAGSGFLSRFRMLAVSLDHHHRSPPRHPHRSHQKSSAAPAPAPAIQVHEALPTPTPTLAAPAPAPLPHESHTRMPLRNHSRIAPARSVARKLGGGGGHARLPTPTIVGLAVAGACLLVLGVAVAAAASLRRSRKLQKKPFKLFSHGSRAHRSTCATIKVSSHPSADLLYPGSAVQCQEDYAIIKESSESKSLSVLLTPSISSAELIISDYAVKTSTSLQSDEADSFRSLPCSHSSGGSITELPLPNCDKSIADPSPSSRHRDDSPSSSSYQSLSPDCRSPFCPKTPPFTASDQAHVQKTFCHLPENPAEEKTEVINHQKTAKATNNSGSMGHPEAPKVEQVNAKLSYKLAKMGYHFQG